The Paenarthrobacter aurescens region CACCGGAGCCGGCGGCATCTCCTATGCGCTCCGCTCCATCCCACGGATGCTGGAACTCGCTGAGGCCATGCGGGAGCGTTGCCCTGAGGCCTGGTTGATCAACTTCACAAATCCGGCCGGCATGGTCACGGAGGCTCTGGTACCGGTCCTGGGTAAACGGGTGATCGGCATTTGCGATTCCGCCGGGGGCCTGGTCCAGCGTGCTGCCCGCGCTGCCGGGGCACCCCTTACCGAAGGAATGCTCGACGGCGTGGGCTACTACGGGTTGAACCACCTTGGCTGGCTTTACCGGTTGGCCCCTGCCGGGCGGGATCTCCTGCCCGCCCTTCTGTCCGATCACGGGGCTCTGGAGTCCATGGAGGAAGGCCGTTTGTTCGGTCAGCACACCCTGCTTCAGCTTGGGTGCCTGCCCAACGAATATCTGTATTACTACTACCAAACTCCGCAGGCCACCAAGGCCATCGGAGAGCAACGCGAAACGCGCGGCGCGTCCATCCATGGGCAGCAACAGTCGCTCTATCCCTCGCTGCTGCAAGCCTCCCACCCCTACCGGCTCTGGGATTCCGCCCGGCGCTCCCGCGAGGAAGGCTACCTGGCGGAGGCAAGGACTCATGGGGAGCAACGGGACGAGACCGATCTCGCAGGGGGCGGCTACGAACGTGTGGCGCTTTCAGCCATGCGTGCTCTCTCCGGCGGCGGCACCGCCCAACTCATCCTCAACGTGCCCAACTCCCCCGTGTCCCCTGCCGGGCCCGCCGCCCAGGTGGCGGTACCCGGGCTGCCCGCGGACGCCGTCGTCGAGGTTCCCTGCGAGGTAACAACCGACGGCGCGTTGCCGCTCGCGCAGGACCGGCCCGGCGGGCAGTTCCTCACTCTGATGCAGCACATCAAGGAGGTGGAGCGCCTGACCATCCGCGCTGTGGTTTCCGGCGGGCGCGAAGCCGCTGTCCAAGCCTTTGCCGCACACCCTCTTGTGGGGTCACGGCCTTTGGGCGAGGAACTGTTGGAGGGGTACGAGGCCGCTTTTCCTGAATTAACCCAACTGTGGGGCTAAGACTGTTGGGCTAGAGCTTCCGGTACATCACGTGCAGGCCCACGTAGCCGATTTCCGGATGGTTGAAAGCTTCAGGAACCGTAGCCAGAATCCTGAAGCCCATGGACTGCCATAACCACACCGCACGGACGTTGCTCTCCACCACGGCGTTGTACTGCATGGAACGGAACCCCGCGGCCTTGGCTTCACTCAGGGAGTAGGCGCACAGGGCCCGGGCAATGCCTTGGCCTGAGTTGTTGGCCCCCACCATGTATCCGGCGTTGGCAACATGGCTTCCGCCACCGGCCTGGTTGGCGTGGAACTCACCCGTTCCCAGGACTTCGCCGGTGTCCCGGGCCACCGCCACGAAGGTCTGGCCCGGAGCGTCCTTGATCCACTTGGACCTGGCCGTTTCCTCGCTGGTGTCGCGATCCCAGGTAAAGGTCTCGCCCTCGCGGATCACCGGCTGCAGGATGGACCATATCCCGGGCCAGTCCTCCGGCGTTGCTTTACGGATGTCAAAGGATTGTTCTTGGCTCACAGCGGCCACGCTAGCAGCCTTGTCCACATAGCGGAGCTTGCCCGGCTTGGGATTCAACGGCAGGAGTAATGTTTTCTGCAGTGCAAAGTTGATTTGCTGTGATCGTGAGGAGGACCCGGATGCCATTGATCCGTCGTGTGGCGTTTCTGTCGCTCCACACCTCCCCCATGGAGCAGCCCGGCGCGGGAGATGCCGGCGGAATGAACGTCTATGTCCGCGCCTTGGCCATGGCACTTGCGGAGTCCGGTGTGGAAGTGGAGATTTTTACGCGTTCCACCAAAGCCGGACAGCCCGCCGTCGAGCATCCCGGGCCGGGCGTCTGCGTCCACAACGTGATGGCAGGGCCCCGCCGCAAAGTGCCCAAGGAAGAACTGCCGGCGCTGCTGCACCACATGGTGGAAGAGATCGACAAGATCCGCCACCAACAGCTCCACGGCCGCTACGACGCCATCCACTCGCATTACTGGGTTTCCGGCGTGGCAGGGCTCGAGTTGTCAGAACTTTGGGGTGTCCCGTTGATCCACACCATGCACACCATGGCCAAGGTCAAAAACCTTGTCCTTGAGTCCGGCGAACGGCCTGAGCCGCGGCGTCGGGAAGACGGTGAACAACGGATTGTTGACGGCGCGTCACGGCTGGTTGCCAATACTCCTGCCGAGGCGGAGGAACTGGTCTCCCATTACGGGGCGGACCTGGACAGGATCGACGTCGCGCCGCCAGGAGTGGACCTCAAAGTGTTCACGCCCTCATTCCGGCGAAAGTCCCGTTCCTTGCGCGGCGTCAGGCCGGACAGTTTCCACATTCTCTTTGCCGGCAGGATTCAGCGGCTCAAAGGGCCCCAGGTGTTCGTCAGGGCTGCCGGGATCCTCCGCAAACGCAGGCCGGACATCGATTTGGAGATGACCATCCTGGGATCCCTCAGCGGGGCAAAAGACTTCAACCTCCAGCACATCATTGAAGACGCCGGACTGTCCGACGTCGTGACCCACCGGCCGCCCGTTGTGGCACCGGAGCTGGCTAGCTGGTTCCGTTCAGCAGACGTGGTGGTGATGCCCTCCTTCAGCGAGTCCTTTGGCTTGGTGGCGTTGGAAGCACAGGCGTGCGGTACACCCGTGGTGGCCACAAACGTGGGGGGCCTGTCCCGCGCGATCTCGGACGGGCGGACGGGCATGCTGGTGGACGGACACGATCCCACCGACTGGGCAGACGCCCTGGAAGATCTA contains the following coding sequences:
- a CDS encoding GNAT family N-acetyltransferase, whose translation is MAAVSQEQSFDIRKATPEDWPGIWSILQPVIREGETFTWDRDTSEETARSKWIKDAPGQTFVAVARDTGEVLGTGEFHANQAGGGSHVANAGYMVGANNSGQGIARALCAYSLSEAKAAGFRSMQYNAVVESNVRAVWLWQSMGFRILATVPEAFNHPEIGYVGLHVMYRKL
- a CDS encoding 6-phospho-beta-glucosidase, producing the protein MRLMIAGGGGFRVPLVYRALCEGPFAGLVDELVLYDVDEVRLAAIEAVLGDMPADASGPTVMVSTDLREALTGTDMVFAAIRPGGTAGRIADEQVPLSLGLLGQETTGAGGISYALRSIPRMLELAEAMRERCPEAWLINFTNPAGMVTEALVPVLGKRVIGICDSAGGLVQRAARAAGAPLTEGMLDGVGYYGLNHLGWLYRLAPAGRDLLPALLSDHGALESMEEGRLFGQHTLLQLGCLPNEYLYYYYQTPQATKAIGEQRETRGASIHGQQQSLYPSLLQASHPYRLWDSARRSREEGYLAEARTHGEQRDETDLAGGGYERVALSAMRALSGGGTAQLILNVPNSPVSPAGPAAQVAVPGLPADAVVEVPCEVTTDGALPLAQDRPGGQFLTLMQHIKEVERLTIRAVVSGGREAAVQAFAAHPLVGSRPLGEELLEGYEAAFPELTQLWG
- the mshA gene encoding D-inositol-3-phosphate glycosyltransferase codes for the protein MPLIRRVAFLSLHTSPMEQPGAGDAGGMNVYVRALAMALAESGVEVEIFTRSTKAGQPAVEHPGPGVCVHNVMAGPRRKVPKEELPALLHHMVEEIDKIRHQQLHGRYDAIHSHYWVSGVAGLELSELWGVPLIHTMHTMAKVKNLVLESGERPEPRRREDGEQRIVDGASRLVANTPAEAEELVSHYGADLDRIDVAPPGVDLKVFTPSFRRKSRSLRGVRPDSFHILFAGRIQRLKGPQVFVRAAGILRKRRPDIDLEMTILGSLSGAKDFNLQHIIEDAGLSDVVTHRPPVVAPELASWFRSADVVVMPSFSESFGLVALEAQACGTPVVATNVGGLSRAISDGRTGMLVDGHDPTDWADALEDLYDDVQTREDMGRLAATHAEAFGWQRTAAITLESYREAVGGLLLPRR